From a region of the Acinetobacter larvae genome:
- a CDS encoding Sec-independent protein translocase subunit TatA: MGLSIWHILLFALVIILIFGTSKLKNLGKDLGGALKDFKNVLDEPHIKNEKSLKNENNSNNS, encoded by the coding sequence ATGGGGCTGTCAATCTGGCATATTCTATTATTTGCCTTGGTCATAATCTTAATATTTGGTACATCAAAGCTTAAAAACCTAGGTAAAGATCTGGGTGGTGCTTTAAAAGATTTTAAAAATGTATTAGACGAGCCACATATTAAAAATGAAAAATCTTTAAAAAATGAAAATAACTCAAATAATTCATAG
- a CDS encoding DUF3325 domain-containing protein: MKLWLLWCMTICGLSCLAASMSKHQRDIFAHAISARQSQFLYIIGWGIVIASAVPAIFYSGLSVGLSEWVGVLSFAALAVGLTLSYRAKYILQFNLAIATLFIVLCICSVFID; this comes from the coding sequence ATGAAACTGTGGTTATTGTGGTGTATGACGATTTGCGGTTTAAGTTGCCTAGCTGCCAGTATGAGCAAACATCAACGCGATATTTTCGCGCATGCTATTTCTGCACGGCAGAGTCAATTTTTATACATAATCGGCTGGGGAATTGTAATTGCCTCAGCAGTGCCGGCTATTTTTTACTCGGGTTTATCGGTTGGTTTATCTGAATGGGTTGGCGTATTATCTTTTGCAGCTTTAGCTGTCGGTTTAACTTTAAGTTATCGTGCCAAATATATTTTACAGTTCAATCTTGCAATTGCGACCTTGTTTATTGTGCTCTGCATTTGTTCTGTTTTTATAGATTAA
- a CDS encoding rhodanese-like domain-containing protein, with amino-acid sequence MNIQLNPTPTLPLDHGTNSTQQSTEDILAQAQHDAQASQLNFSGSLSPIDAWALVQRGDAVLIDVRTNEERKFVGYIEESIHVAWATGTAFNRNPRFLKELEHKVSKQQVVLLLCRSGKRSALAAEAAFKAGFEQVYNVLEGFEGELDAKQQRNQYNGWKARHLPWQQE; translated from the coding sequence ATGAATATACAACTCAACCCCACACCCACCCTACCTTTGGATCACGGCACTAACAGTACACAGCAAAGCACAGAGGATATTTTGGCACAAGCCCAACATGATGCTCAGGCGTCGCAGTTAAACTTTAGTGGCAGTTTAAGCCCTATAGATGCATGGGCATTGGTGCAACGTGGCGATGCTGTTTTAATCGATGTAAGAACCAATGAAGAACGTAAATTCGTAGGTTATATTGAGGAAAGTATACATGTTGCTTGGGCCACTGGCACCGCCTTTAATCGAAATCCGCGCTTTCTAAAAGAATTAGAACATAAAGTCTCTAAACAACAAGTCGTTTTATTACTTTGTCGTAGCGGTAAACGCTCTGCTCTAGCTGCAGAAGCGGCATTTAAAGCTGGTTTTGAACAGGTATATAACGTTCTCGAGGGTTTCGAAGGCGAACTCGATGCAAAACAGCAGCGTAATCAATATAATGGCTGGAAAGCACGTCATTTACCGTGGCAACAAGAATAA
- a CDS encoding PepSY-associated TM helix domain-containing protein, whose amino-acid sequence MRVDAKKEGPRQSMSWLHTWMSLLLGWLLYAIFLTGTLSFFQNEITIWMKPELHQSLTYQSQQQQLATALHRLQENSPHAAGWSINLPTARQTTTSISVQQADEQQGQRGGGGRRGGQNYDTVTGEEIKARDTRGGGFLYRFHFELYGMERNTARWLVGLATLFMFVAIISGIITHKKIFKDFFTFRPGKGQRSWLDAHNATAVFALPFHLMITFSGLLLLMFTIMPWGVDQVFEGGRREFLQAQNSNTVTPDRQQNRDTGAARQSLNRDEGRMARSTAAGEGATGREGHAGNPAFAHTEGQRMGGPTKRDGQTMHAEQLDTKSAAPVPMADIIAMLSYAQQQWAGKNVVSSVIVTAPNSANAQVEIRAVASESLVQRDQTPSFKFNAVSGALIATDQKNSPSTVPAAIYNLTTWLHQARGVSLALRWLLFLSGILGTLMIATGLVLWVVKRQVDVQKRGYKPWGHRLVEILNVSSIVGLPIACAVYFWANRVIPAQMEGRSEWEIKCFFIAWCLSLIHAAIRPHRQAWLEQLALASVLFLLIPILNPLTGGRGLWGSLYYGQWVVANFDLACVLLGLVLLYAFYKLKRYPKTPIRAKKVTSKTQAASTTTGDL is encoded by the coding sequence ATGAGAGTTGATGCAAAGAAGGAAGGACCACGCCAGTCGATGTCATGGTTACATACATGGATGAGTTTATTATTGGGCTGGTTATTATATGCCATTTTTTTAACAGGAACTTTAAGTTTTTTCCAAAATGAAATTACCATTTGGATGAAACCAGAATTACATCAGTCTTTGACCTATCAAAGCCAGCAACAACAATTGGCAACAGCACTGCATCGATTACAAGAAAACTCACCACATGCCGCAGGCTGGAGTATTAATTTACCGACAGCACGACAAACCACAACCAGCATTTCTGTTCAACAAGCGGATGAGCAACAAGGACAACGTGGTGGTGGCGGTCGTCGCGGTGGTCAAAACTATGACACGGTAACAGGGGAAGAAATAAAAGCGCGTGATACCCGTGGTGGTGGTTTTTTATATCGTTTTCATTTTGAGCTATACGGTATGGAACGGAATACCGCACGTTGGCTGGTTGGACTCGCTACTTTATTTATGTTTGTTGCTATTATTAGCGGAATTATTACCCATAAAAAAATCTTTAAGGATTTCTTTACCTTTAGACCCGGCAAAGGTCAACGTTCTTGGTTAGATGCACATAATGCCACCGCCGTATTTGCCTTACCCTTTCATCTGATGATCACCTTTAGTGGTTTATTATTATTGATGTTTACTATTATGCCTTGGGGGGTAGATCAGGTTTTCGAAGGCGGACGGCGAGAGTTCTTACAAGCACAAAATTCAAATACTGTCACACCTGACCGGCAACAAAACCGTGATACAGGCGCAGCAAGACAATCGCTAAACCGTGATGAAGGGAGGATGGCACGTTCGACTGCAGCAGGAGAGGGTGCAACAGGACGCGAAGGTCATGCTGGCAATCCAGCTTTTGCGCATACTGAAGGTCAACGCATGGGAGGTCCTACCAAGCGTGATGGTCAAACTATGCATGCTGAGCAATTAGATACTAAATCGGCTGCACCAGTGCCAATGGCAGATATCATTGCCATGCTGAGCTACGCTCAACAGCAATGGGCAGGCAAAAATGTGGTTTCGAGTGTCATTGTGACCGCACCCAATAGTGCCAATGCGCAAGTCGAAATTCGTGCGGTTGCTTCTGAGAGTTTGGTACAGCGAGACCAAACACCGAGTTTTAAATTTAATGCGGTCTCTGGTGCCTTAATTGCAACGGACCAAAAGAATAGTCCAAGTACTGTGCCTGCTGCTATTTATAATTTAACGACCTGGTTACACCAAGCACGTGGGGTGAGTTTAGCTTTACGTTGGTTATTGTTCTTATCTGGTATTTTGGGAACCTTAATGATTGCAACGGGCTTAGTGCTGTGGGTAGTGAAACGACAAGTTGATGTGCAAAAACGCGGTTATAAACCTTGGGGGCATCGCTTGGTTGAAATACTCAATGTTAGCAGTATTGTTGGTTTACCCATCGCCTGTGCAGTTTATTTTTGGGCTAACCGCGTTATTCCAGCCCAGATGGAAGGACGCAGTGAATGGGAAATAAAATGCTTTTTTATTGCGTGGTGTCTAAGCTTAATTCATGCTGCAATACGTCCACATCGCCAAGCATGGTTAGAACAACTGGCATTGGCTAGCGTATTATTTTTATTGATTCCGATTTTAAACCCACTGACAGGTGGTCGGGGATTGTGGGGGAGTCTCTATTATGGGCAATGGGTGGTCGCGAATTTTGATTTGGCCTGTGTATTACTTGGCTTAGTGTTGCTCTATGCATTCTATAAATTAAAGCGGTACCCCAAAACGCCAATTCGTGCCAAAAAAGTAACCAGCAAAACTCAAGCAGCAAGCACCACAACAGGAGACTTATAA
- a CDS encoding alpha/beta fold hydrolase, which produces MQEKSLKILLIPGFMLNASLWDKVKGFLPTIYDIDCVSHLHGPNIDEIAQSIMKDRPAQYVVIGFSLGAYIARSIAEQFPAQVKALIVIASSLRADTIAQQHQKLHAVQLYNQHNFRGLSTGSIAKTLHPQSNQNKELIQTIQNMGLQLGYQVFAQQSILQRYPPQKTLNFPTLVIAAKNDQLRSAEEALELKQYLSAKLVYIKNSGHMIPLEQPKALAQTIASWLSHQKWG; this is translated from the coding sequence ATGCAGGAAAAATCGTTAAAAATTCTTTTAATTCCTGGTTTTATGCTTAATGCGAGCTTATGGGATAAGGTTAAAGGGTTTTTACCAACGATATATGACATAGATTGTGTAAGTCACTTACACGGTCCAAATATCGATGAAATTGCACAGTCGATTATGAAAGATAGACCAGCACAGTATGTTGTCATCGGTTTTTCTTTAGGTGCTTATATTGCTCGCTCAATTGCAGAGCAATTTCCAGCCCAAGTTAAAGCATTGATTGTCATAGCATCTTCATTAAGAGCTGATACGATTGCACAGCAACATCAGAAATTACACGCAGTGCAACTTTATAATCAACATAATTTCCGTGGTCTGAGTACAGGCAGCATTGCCAAGACATTGCATCCCCAGTCCAATCAAAATAAAGAACTGATTCAAACAATTCAAAATATGGGATTGCAATTAGGTTATCAAGTCTTTGCTCAACAATCGATATTACAGCGCTATCCACCACAAAAGACACTGAATTTTCCAACCTTGGTTATTGCTGCAAAGAATGATCAATTACGATCAGCAGAAGAAGCGCTCGAGCTCAAACAATACTTAAGTGCTAAATTGGTATATATCAAAAACAGTGGGCATATGATACCACTTGAGCAACCGAAAGCTTTA
- the epsC gene encoding serine O-acetyltransferase EpsC: protein MTQWNIQPVIQGLQQARHEWRERQHRFKEIGGRELPSKQVLQDILDGLCGILFPMRLGPADLRQETEDYYISYTLHQVLDSLLEQVHLTLHYQHKRQDSRYATEQLDEEAELNELSHQIVQQFANALANIRRLLDADVCAAFEGDPAAHSVDEVLLCYPGIFAIIYHRIAHQLYPAVPLLSRMIAEIAHSATGIDIHPGAQIGQAFFIDHGTGVVIGETCVIGERVRIYQAVTLGAKRFEVTESGSLKKDYVRHPIVEDDVVIYAGATILGAIRIGRGSIIGGNVWLTHSVAAGSQILQSPSATYAKTE from the coding sequence GTGACTCAGTGGAATATACAACCTGTCATCCAAGGTTTACAGCAAGCTAGGCATGAATGGCGTGAACGTCAGCATCGTTTCAAAGAAATTGGTGGTCGTGAATTACCTTCAAAACAGGTTTTACAAGACATACTCGATGGCTTATGCGGTATTTTATTTCCAATGCGCTTAGGACCTGCCGATTTACGACAAGAAACTGAAGACTATTATATTAGTTATACTTTGCATCAGGTTCTCGATAGCTTACTGGAGCAGGTTCATCTTACTTTGCATTATCAGCATAAACGTCAAGACAGTCGCTATGCAACCGAGCAACTCGATGAAGAAGCAGAGCTCAATGAACTTAGCCATCAAATTGTGCAGCAATTTGCCAATGCACTAGCCAATATAAGACGCTTACTTGATGCTGACGTTTGTGCTGCATTTGAAGGTGATCCTGCGGCACATAGTGTCGATGAAGTATTACTTTGTTATCCTGGTATTTTTGCAATTATCTATCACCGTATTGCACATCAATTGTATCCAGCTGTCCCCTTACTTTCGCGCATGATTGCAGAAATTGCGCATTCAGCGACGGGAATTGACATTCACCCAGGTGCACAAATTGGTCAAGCCTTCTTTATTGACCATGGAACGGGTGTCGTGATTGGAGAAACCTGTGTTATTGGTGAGCGAGTCCGGATTTATCAGGCAGTTACACTGGGCGCCAAACGTTTTGAAGTAACTGAAAGCGGTAGTTTAAAAAAAGACTATGTTCGCCATCCTATTGTTGAAGATGATGTAGTGATTTATGCTGGGGCAACCATATTGGGTGCAATCCGTATAGGTCGAGGTTCTATCATCGGTGGAAATGTCTGGTTAACACATAGCGTAGCTGCTGGCAGTCAGATTCTACAGTCGCCATCCGCGACTTATGCTAAGACTGAATAA
- the tatC gene encoding twin-arginine translocase subunit TatC, translated as MIKNNDTAQHKPNPYTTHLIELRKRLIYSFTSILVIFILLIPFAQYNYNTLSQPLVSILPQHGHLIATNLTANFVVPLQLNFCVALFITAPFLLYQFWRFIAPGLYHYEKKRVFAIILTSIILFYSSIILTFFMILPMALHFFIHISPESVIPMTDMNQYLIFCLNLCFIIATVFQIPVLIFVLLLVGIFKVDQLVQYRKYIIVMFFFIAMFISPPDALSMLFLATAMCLLFEFGLMLSKYILKNK; from the coding sequence ATGATAAAAAATAATGATACAGCACAACATAAGCCCAATCCTTATACCACACATTTAATCGAATTAAGAAAACGCTTAATCTATAGTTTTACCAGCATTTTGGTTATTTTTATTTTACTTATTCCCTTTGCTCAATATAACTACAATACCCTATCCCAGCCTTTAGTTTCGATTTTACCGCAGCATGGACATCTTATTGCAACTAATCTCACGGCGAATTTTGTTGTACCACTTCAATTAAATTTCTGTGTCGCGCTATTCATTACCGCACCCTTCTTGCTCTATCAATTTTGGCGTTTTATTGCACCGGGCTTATATCATTATGAAAAAAAACGCGTTTTTGCAATTATATTGACCAGCATCATCTTGTTTTATAGCAGCATTATCTTGACGTTTTTCATGATCTTGCCTATGGCTTTACATTTTTTTATTCATATCTCTCCTGAGAGTGTTATTCCCATGACAGATATGAACCAGTATCTGATTTTTTGCCTTAATCTTTGCTTTATAATTGCTACGGTATTTCAGATTCCAGTCCTGATCTTTGTCTTATTACTTGTTGGTATTTTTAAAGTTGATCAATTGGTACAGTATCGAAAATACATTATTGTAATGTTCTTTTTTATTGCTATGTTTATTAGCCCACCTGACGCACTAAGCATGCTATTTCTGGCAACAGCGATGTGCTTATTATTTGAATTTGGTCTAATGCTTAGCAAATATATATTAAAAAACAAATAA